One Nocardia huaxiensis genomic window, ACCACGCGAGCAGCAGAATGACCGCCGTACACAACGCAGGTAGCGCCTGCTTCCGATACCCCGTACACAATCCCAGCAGCCCGACAGCTCCCATGACCGCCGCCCGCAGCACACTCGGCGAAGGCCGGGCCAGAACCACGAACAGCACCAGCGCGATTCCGGCCACCGCGACGCCCACCCGTAGGTCCACCGTGAGCGCCCGCATCGAAAGCAACACCGCCCCAAGCAAAATCGTCACATTCGCACCGCTGACAGCAGTCAAATGCGCGAGATCGACCTCTCGAAAATCCGCCCGAACCTCCTCCGACAACCGCGACGTATCTCCGATCACCAACCCCGGCAACAGCCCCGCCGCCTCCTCCGACAACGACTCCTGTGCCGCCCCAGCGAAATTCGCCCGCACCCGCCCCGCCGCCCGCTGCCACCACGACGCCTCCCCCACCTCGACAGGCGCACCCTGTGCCCGCAACACCGCCACCGTCAGATCCGCCCGCCAAGGCTTGTCCACCCGAGCCCGGAACACCACCCGCTGCCCCGGCAACAACCCCCGCCACCCCGCCTCCCCAGAAATCACGACCACATCTCCCCCGGCCGAAACCCCCCGAACCCCATCCCGAAACTCGACAAGCTCAGCCCTGGTCATCCACTGCCGCTTTCTGGATCCCTTGGCAGACAACACCTTCGGATCATCCGCCGCAACCACGGTGACCCACAGCGAACTCCCCCGCACCACGTCCCGCAGCGGATGCGTCTGCACCCGATACTCCCGCCACGCCGCCGCCCCCGCGAACCCCGCCCCTATCAGCAAAGCGCCCACCAGGATCAGCCTCACGCGACCACCCCACCCCGCAGTTGCCCATCCCGCACCGGCTGACTCGGGAGCCCGCCCCCTCGGCCCGATCAGCCAAGGGATACGCCCCCTCGCCACAGCCGGCCCAGCCGCTCGGACAACCGACACCCACAGCCCCACAGCGAGAACCCCACAGCCGACCGCCAATCCCACCCCGACCCACCAGCCCAGCACTACCGTGGCAATCGTCGCTCCCCAGCAGCAAAGCGCCGCCGGTACCAGACGAGCATCGAGAACTTCCGGCGCAGCTGGCATTTCGGCATTCACATCGGCGGCCATGGGCGCTTCGCCGGGTGCGCGAGGTCCCGGGGCGGTCATATCGTCACCGAGTTGCGGAGGCGGGCGAGGCGGGAGGGGCCGATGCCGTCTACTTCGGCGAGTTGGTCTATGGAGGTGAAGCGGCCGTGCTGGGTGCGCCAGGTGAGGATGGCGCGGGCGGTGACGGGGCCTACGCCGGGGAGGGCGTCGAGTTCGGGTTCTGTTGCGGTGTTGAGGTTTACGCGGGTGGGAGGGGTTGTGGGGCGGGGGGATTCGGTGGGGGCCGCGGGGATGGCGGCGGATTGGGCGGCGTTGGTGAGGGTGCTGCCGTGCTGGGAGGTGGCGGGGTTGGGGTCGGTGCGGCCGATGACGATCTGGTCGCCGTCGTGGAGGGGCTGGGCCAGGTTGAGGCCAGCGAGGTCGGCTTCGGGGTGCGGTGTGGCGGCTTTGATGGCGTCGGCTACTCGGGAGCCGGGTGGGAAGCGGCGGAGGCCGCCGTGTTCGACCAGGCCTACGACGCTGACTACCACCTCGGCTGCCGTGGACGGGCGGGCACTGGTGGACGCCGGGGCGGTCGTCGCCGTTTCCGGTTGTGCCCCAGGGTTGTTCGCGGTTGTGCGGTGGTTCGGGTCGGTGGCGGCTACCGGGGTGATCGGTGGGACCGGGTGGGCGGCCGGCCTGTCGGTGAAGGAGGAGGTTGCGGCCAGCAGCACCACGAATATGC contains:
- a CDS encoding ComEC/Rec2 family competence protein, which codes for MRLILVGALLIGAGFAGAAAWREYRVQTHPLRDVVRGSSLWVTVVAADDPKVLSAKGSRKRQWMTRAELVEFRDGVRGVSAGGDVVVISGEAGWRGLLPGQRVVFRARVDKPWRADLTVAVLRAQGAPVEVGEASWWQRAAGRVRANFAGAAQESLSEEAAGLLPGLVIGDTSRLSEEVRADFREVDLAHLTAVSGANVTILLGAVLLSMRALTVDLRVGVAVAGIALVLFVVLARPSPSVLRAAVMGAVGLLGLCTGYRKQALPALCTAVILLLAWSPALAVDAGFALSVLATAGLVLLAPGWSEWLRRHGWPRPVADAVAVSAAAFVVTAPVIVAMTGHLSLVGIAVNVLVEPVVAPITVLGAAGALLSCVWSPLAEWELHCTAPLLWWLLTVSDRAAALGASAVLPSGVRSGVAAAAVCAVLIALLRPAPHRAEGRAMCRPRAGLSGRARRIGA
- a CDS encoding ComEA family DNA-binding protein, with protein sequence MPRTDEPTLHRARWNDESLDDALGESPTRPWRPDRTAGETLHDRIVPERFHGTRWDPGPRGVLILAAVGIFVVLLAATSSFTDRPAAHPVPPITPVAATDPNHRTTANNPGAQPETATTAPASTSARPSTAAEVVVSVVGLVEHGGLRRFPPGSRVADAIKAATPHPEADLAGLNLAQPLHDGDQIVIGRTDPNPATSQHGSTLTNAAQSAAIPAAPTESPRPTTPPTRVNLNTATEPELDALPGVGPVTARAILTWRTQHGRFTSIDQLAEVDGIGPSRLARLRNSVTI